A segment of the bacterium genome:
GGATGGAGATGGGCATCAACGACGCCATCCAGTGCGCCGCCGGCTGGCACGCGCTCGAACCGCGCGACGGCGCGCCCGGCATGCAGCGCTGGATCCGCGACACCGGCCAGGCCTTCCTGAAGACGCCGGAGCAGGCGCGCGGCGTCGCCCTCGACCTCTACGCCGCCGCGGCGCCGGGCGCGCCGCCGGCGCGCCTGCACGTCATCGTGTGGGACCGCTGGCTCGGCCGCGTCCAGGCGCAGAACGTCTACGTCGACGCCGTCGTCGCGCTCGAACGCGGCCGCTGGCAGCGCGTCGAGCTGCCGCTCGGCGCCTACCGCGCCCGCCCCGGCGACGAGGTGGAGGTCCGCCTGACGCCCGAGCCCGCCGACCTCGCCCAGCACCCCGCCCTCGCCGCGCTGCCCGAATCGCAGCGCACCGTCGCGGTGCACCGGGTGGAGTACGTGTGACGGCGCTGGGCGGCGCCGGGCGCGAGGAACCGCCGCCGCGGCGCCCGCCGGGCGTTCGCTGATGTTCAAGCAGTACGTGCACGCCGAGATCGCCGCCGGCCTCGACGAGACCTACCGCTTCGAGGCGTGGGCGGGGCAGACGCCCGGGGCGGCGTACTACGACGTGCACGCGGCGGTGATCGACGAGCGCGAGCAGTGCGTCCCGATCCTGCGCGACGTCCTCGCCGGCGGCCGCAAGCTGATCCTCGAATCGGGCTGCGGCAGCGGGCGTTGGCTGGCGTGGTTCGCGCGCCAGGGGCATCGCGCGGTCGGCCTCGACGACAGCGCCGGCCCCTTGCGGGTGGCGCGCGCGCACGACGCGGCGATGCCGCTGGTGCGCGGCGACGCGCTGGTCTCGCCGTTCGCCGACGGCGTGTTCGACGTCGCGTTCTCGGCCTACGTCGCCGAGCACTTTCCCGACGGCCCGGACGCCGTGCTGCGCGAGCTGCATCGCGTCGTCCGCCCCGGCGGCGCGCTGGTCCTCATCGTGCCCTTCGAGAACTGGTTCCGGCGGGCGATGCTGCAGCCGGCGCTGCGCGCCTACTACGCCTGGGCGCGCTGGCGCGGCCGGCCCCTCGCCTTCACCGAGCACCGCTTCCGGCGCGACGAGGTGCTCGCCGCGGTGCGCGGCGCCGGCTTCGCGGTCGAGCGCGTGGCGCCGGACGACTACCGCTATCCGTGGGCGAAGGGCCTGTGCGTCGACCTCGGCGGCCTGGTGCGCCCGCGCGGTCTGGCCGCCGGCGGCTGGGAGCTCAACGCCCCCGGCCGTCTGCTGGCGCGAACGCTGAACGCCCTGTCGCCATGGGCCACCTGCGCCGGCGTGCTGGTGGTCGGCCGCAAGGCGTGCGGCGCGTCAGTGCCAGCACCGATTCCAGGCCGCGCTCAGGCGCGTCCCGATCAGCGGCGCTGACGCGGCGCACCCCCCGCGCCGTGTTCCACCAGCCAGTTGGCGACGCGCTCCCCCGCCGCCGCGTGGCCGGCGGCGGTGGGATGGCCGTCGGGATAGAAGATGTCGGGGCACGGAGGCGCGGGGCAGAGAGCGCGGAACTGCACGCCCAGATCGATCAGCGGCGCGCCGGTTTCCGCCGCCACCTCGCGGATGACCTGGCTGGCGAAGCGGTACGCGTCCTGTTCCGAGGGATAGGTGATGAGCACCACCTCGGCGCCGCTGTCGCGAACTGCCGCGACGATCGCCGCGAGGTTGTCGCGCAGCCCGACCTGCCAGTTCGGCACCCCGCCCTCTTTCCGCTCAAAGCCGCCGGCGAATCGCTGTCCGTCGAGCTCGATCTCGCCCCGCAGGTCGGCAGGCAGCGTCGCCGTATCCTCCGGACGCAGGCGGTACGCCGGATCGGCTCGATACGTCACCTCCGGGGCGGCGCCGCGCGGCGACAGCGCCTGGCGCAGCATGAAGAGGAAACGAAAGGCACGCGAGTGCCGCCACAGCCACTGCCGGATGCTCGGCCACCCATCGCCGGCGGCCGGCAGCGGCTCCGGGACGGTCCAGAAATCGTTGGCGCCGACCATCACGGTGACCGTGTCGGGACGGACGGTGGCAAGCGCCGATGGCAGTGCAGCGCGGATGCGCGACGAGTTGTTGCCCGGATACCCGAGGTTGATCACGTCGACCCGCTGGCCGCGGCGACCGAGCGCGAGGTGCAGCTGGTGCGGGTAGGCGTCGTCGCGCGTGGGCAGGAAGATGCCGTAGGTATTCGAATCGCCGAGACAGAGCAGGCGTGGCGCCGTCCCACCTCGCAGCGCGCTCGGCTCCGGAACGACCGATGCGCCGAGGCGCAAGACGATCTCTAGGAGCACCAGGGCGGCGAGCACGCCGAACGCGATCGCGCCGCCGCGGGCCACGAACGTCCGTATTCGGGCCGCCCCATCGCGCTCACCGCGCCCGGGCGACGAACACCACCTCGCCGCACACCAGCCACGGCGTCCAGCGCTGCAGCAGGTTGGCGAGGCGGCCGGCGAGACCGGGGAGGACGAACAGCTCGCCGGTGCGCGGCTGCAGCGGGCTGAAGGCGAGGTTGTTCCAGTCGACCCACAGGCCCATGTTCTTGGGCGGCCGCAGCTCGTTGGGGTAGGCGGCGAGCGGCGTGAATCCCGCGTCCGCCAGGTAGCGGCGGACCTCGGGACGCGAGAAGCGGTACTCGTTGAATCCGAGCTGCTGCCCGGCCGCGAGGCGGCGGCGGGTGACGCGATCGAGCAGGCGATTGCCGATCACCCGTCGCCACGGGTTGTTGAACGGCACGGCGAGGATGAGCAGGCCGCCGGGGCGGAGAATGCGACGCGCCTCGGCCAGTGCCGCCTGCGGGCCGGCCTCGTCGTGCTCGACGACGCCGAGGGAGATCACCGCCTCGACGCTGGCGTCGCGCAACGGGATGCGGCGCACGTCGCACCGCGCCATCGCCAGCCCGGGCTCGTTCTCGGCGGCGATGACACAGCCGTTGTGGTCGATCTCCAGGCCGAGCACGTCGTAACCGCGGCGGCGCAGGTAGATCGGCCATTTGCCGCTGCCGCAGCCGGCGTCGACGATCAGCCCCTGGCGCGGCAGGTGGCGCAGCAGCACGTCGCGGATCAGCTCCTCCTCGCACTCCTCGAGCGGCACCTGCCGCCCCTCCTTGCGCCACGACGCCTGGCTCCACTCGATCGGCGAGAGGCTGTTCCAGAGGAGGACCTTGTAGCTCATGCCGCCGCTCACCCCTGCTTGCGCGCCAGCACCGTCACCTCGCCGCAGGTCAGCCAGGGGGCGAGGCGGACGGCGGTGGCGGCGGCGCGGCCTTTCCAGCCGGGGAGCGCGAAGAGCTGGTCGGGCGGTGTCGGGCGGAAGGGGTCGAAGGTCAGGTTGTGCCAGTCGACCGAGAAGCCGATGTTCTGCGGCGGCAGGAAGTCGTCGGGATGGGCGCCGACGACGGCGAAGCCGGCGGCGGCGAGATAGCGGCGCAGCTCGGCGAGGCTGAAGCGGTACTCGGCGAAGGCCAGCCGCCAGCCGGCGCGGCGACGGCGGCGGGTCACCCAGCGCAGCGCCGGATTGACCAGCAGGCGGCGCAGCGGGCTGTTGAACGGCACGTCGAGCACCAGCAGCCCGCCCGGCTTGAGCACGCGGCGCAGCTCGCGCAGGGCGGCGAGCGGACCGGCCTCGTCGTGCTCGACGACGCCGAGCGACAGCACGGCGTCGACGCTGTCGTCGCGCAGCGGCGCCCGCTGCGCGTCGGCGAGCGCCAGCGCGACCTCGGGCTCGGCGCGGCGGGCCAGGCCGAGCGCCTCCCGGCTGCAGTCGAGCCCGATGCTGCGAAAGCCGTGGCGCCGCAGCCAGATCACCCACTTGCCCGTACCGCAGCCGGCGTCGACGATCACCCCGTCGCGCGGCAGCTCGCGCAGCAGCAGCGGCCCGATCAGCTTGCGCTCGCATTCCTCGGTGGTGACCGCGCCGCCCTCGACCTTCCACCCCGCCTGGCTCCACTCGATGGGCGTCAGCGTCGCCGGCATGTGGATGGCGAAGCTCACGGCGGGCCGCTCCACGGGGCGCGTCGCCCCCCTGGAGCGCGCCGCGCCGGCGGAGGCGCCGGATCGGCTCGGGCGAGCTGGTCCGTGGGGACGGGGAAGGCGTGGAGGGCCGCGCTCCCGCGCGGCCGTTGCAGCGCGCGGCACGTGACGCGCATCGGGCGCGGATCGCCAGGCGCCGGCGTCGTTCGGCCGCGCCGGAGCGCGGCCCTCCAGGCCCGCCCAACCGGAAACGCCATGCCGAGCACGCGACCGTCCGCGATGGCGACGCCGGCCGCCGTGCTCACGCCGTCTTCCGTTCGCGCTGCGGCCGCCGGTTCCAGAAATAGTTGAAGCAGTCGTTGGTGCCGAATCCCGGCTCGAACGGCTCGCCGGTGGCGAGGTGGCGCTGCCAGCGCTCCCAGATGACGGTGATCGGGCAATCGCGGCAGACGTGCGCGGCGCCGCCGGGGAGGTGGCGGTCGCGGAACAGGGCGCGCGCCTGTTGCATGCCGGGGCCGTTCCAGAGAGCGGCGAAGTCGGGGGCGCCGCCGTCGCCGGCGCTGGCGGCGATGCGGCCGACGTCGTCCTCCTCGTAGAACGTGCCGCAGCACGGGGCGACGCCGCCGTCGTTGTGCACCACGGCGTCCTGCCACGGGAAGCGGCAGCGCGCCGGCGGCGTCGGGTACCAGAAGAAGCGGTGCTCGCTGAGCGGATCCCACTCCGCGCCGACCGTCCAGCCCTTGGTGACGGCGATCTCCATCTCCAGCTCGGCGGCCATGGCGCGCGCCGTCTCGACGTCGTCCACGTTGTGGGGGAACACGTGGAACTCCCAGACCAGCTTCGGCGCGACGGCGCCGAGCCGGCGTCTCGCGTCGCGCACCAGGCGGCAGTTGGCCAGCACCTGCTCGAGATTGCCGCGCCGCCGGTAGCCCTCGTAGGTCTCCTGGCGGGCGCCGTCGATCGAGACGCCGAGCACGTCGAGCCCCGAGGCGACCAGCCGCTCGGCGCGCGCCGCGTCGAAGGGGAAGCTGAAGTTGGTGCTGATCTGCGTCGACAGGCCGCGCCGGTGCGCCTCCTCGAGCATGGCGAAGATGTGCTTGGCGAGCAGCGGCTCGCCCCAGTTGTAGAAGTCGACCGAGAACAGCGTCGGCGCGAGCTCGTCGAGCAACCGGCGGTAGAGATCGAGCGTCATGCTCGAACGGCCGCGACCGCGCTCGCCGGCGCCGGTGAAGCAGGCCGGGCAGCGCAGGTTGCAGACGTTGGTCGCCTCGACGGTCAGGCGCAGCGGCTTGCTGCGCAGCACGGTGCGGCCGCGCGCCTCCTCCCAGCGCGAGAGGTAGAGGTTGGCGAGCTTGCGCGCCGTCAGGCGGCCGCCCGGCACCTGCGGCGGGGTGAGGAATTCGCGCAGCGAGCGCAGGCGCGGGTGCGCGACGACGCGCTGCACCAGGCCCGACATCTCAACGAACGGCACGCTCGCCGTCGTCGGCGGCGGCCGCCACCGGCAGCGGCACCACCTTCGGCGAGCGCCCCTCGGGCCGCGCCGGCCGGCGCTCCCAGAAGTAGTTGGCGCAGTCGTTGGCGGTGAAGTCGGGGCGGAACGTCGCCTTGCTGCCGCCGGCGCGCGTGTGGGCCTCGAAGCGCTCCCAGTTGACGGTCACCGGACAGCCGAAGCAGACGTCCTCGCGCTCCGCCGGCGAGCCCTCGCGGCGGCGGAAGAAGCGGCGCGCGGCGGTGAAACGCTCGCCGTTCCACACCTCGCGGAAGCTCGCGGCGCCGCCGTCGCCGGGCTTCGCCGCCAGGCGGCCGCGGTCGTCCTCGCGATAGAACGTGCCGCAGCACGGCGACACGCCGCCGTCGTTGTTGACCACCGCGAACCCCCACAGGAACGGGCAGCGCCTCGGCTGCGCCTCGAGGAAGTAGCGGAACGCCCCCTCGGTGTCCCACTCCGGGCCGATCACCCAGCCCTTGTCCACCGCGATCTCCATGTCGAGCTCGGCCGCCATCTGGCGCGCCGCTTCGATGTCCCCGGTGTTGTGCGGGAAGACGTGGAACTCCCAGATCATGCGCGGCCACTGCGAGCTCAGGCGGCGCTTGGCGTCGCGCACCAGGCGGCAGTTGTGCAGCACCAGCGACAGGTCGCCCTTGACCCGGTACTGCTCGTAGGTCTCCTGGCGGGCGCCGTCGATCGACACGCCGAGCACCGTCAGCCCCGACTGCACCAGGCGCTCCGCCTTCTCGGCGTCGAACGGGATGCTGAAGTTGGTGCTGACCGTGGTCGAGATGCCGCGCTGATGCGCCTCGCCGATCATGGTGTAGATGTGCCGCGCGAGCAGCGGCTCGCCCCAGTTGTAGAACTCGAGCTCGAACAGCGTCGGCCCGAGCTCGTCGAGCAGCCGGCGGTAGAGATCGAGCGACATGTGCGAACGCGCCCGCCCCTCCTGGCCGCTGCCGGTGAAGCAGGCGGGGCATTTCAGGTTGCAGATGTTCGTCGCTTCGACCGTCAGCTTGATCGGGTTGCCGCGCAGCCGCGTGCTGCCGCGGCCGATCTGCCAGCGCACCAGGTAGAGATTGAGCAGCCGGCGCAGCGTCAGCTCGTAGCCCTGCCAGGGCGGCAGCGAGAGGAACTCGCGGGCGTCCGTGTAGGTCTCGCTGGTGACGACCCGCCGCCACCAGGGGTGGGCGATGAGCGTCGACCAGGCGCGCTGAAGGGGCTCGGGAAGCGTCATGCCGTGGCCTGGGGCAGCGCGAACAGTAGCGGCCCCCTCCGCAGAGAGTCAACGCAGTTCGCGCCGGCGCCGCGACGCGGCGGCGCGCGGCCTTCGCTGTTCATTTGTGCCGCCGCATTGGCTAGCATGGCGCCTTCTGTCCCATCCACGAGGAGGTCACGAATGCTGCGCACACCGCGTCCCATCGCCCTGCTGATTCCCCTGGTCGTGCTGGCCAGCGGCTGCCTCATCGAGTCGACGCTCGACGCCAAGGGCGGCGGCACCGTCAAGGCCACGTACAAGATCGCCAAGGACCAGAACCTGGATCAGCAGAAGAAGCAGTTCACCAGCGCGACGATGTCGGTGACCAAGGCCGAGCTGGACAAGGACAACACGGTCCACATCGAAGCGGCGTACACGGACCTCGCCAAGCTCAACACGGCGCCGATGTTCAAGAACGTGGTCCTGGCGGTGACCAGCGATGCCAAAGCCGGGACCAAGACCATCACCGCCAAGCAGGTGAACCGCAACCAGGCCAAGCTGCCGCCGGCGGTCCTCGACTACTTCGGCAACGAGTTCACCTTCTCGATCACCCTGCCCGGCGAGGTGGTCAAGACGAACGCCGACTCGACCAGCGGCAACACCGCGACCTGGAAGATGGCGTTGACCAGGATCCTGGGCGACAAGGAGATTCCGTTCGAGGTGACGTACAAGGTCGCGGCCGACGACAAGGCCGCGGCCGACGACAAGGCGGCGGCCGGCGACAAGGGGAGCGCCGCGACGGCGGCGACGCCGGCGAAGAAGTGATCGCGCGGCTGGTCGCGGCGGCTCAGACGGTGCCGCGGATGCGGTAGCCGATCAGCGCCGCGACCAGCTTCAGCGTCTCCGGCACGTGGCGCATCTTGGAGCGGCCGCGGGCGCGCACCGCGTACTCGATGCCGATCTCCTCGATGCGGTGCCCCGACAGCGCCACCAGGGCGGCGATCTCGGCGGCGTGCTCGAAGCCGTGCCGGCGCAGCCGTTCGAGCGGCACGGCGCCGCGGCGCAGCCCTTTCATCCCCGTGTAGAGGTCGGTCGTCCGCTGCCCGTACAGGCGGTTGTAGAGGGCGGTGCAGAGGGCGTTGCCGACGCGGCGCACCAGCGGCATCGCCGCCGGCGCGCCGCCGCGGAAGCGCGAGGCGTACACCACCGCCGCCGTGTCGAGCGCCGCGACCAGCCGCGGCAGCGCCTCGGGCGGATACTCGAGGTCGGCATCGATGATCAGGATCTTCTCGCCCGAGGTGCGGCGGATGCCGTCGCAGATCGAGCCACCGTAGCCCTCGTTGGTAGCGTGGCGAATGACGGTGACGAACGGGTAGCGCGCCAGCCGTTCCAGGGTGCCGTCGGTCGAGCCGTTGTCGACGAAGACCAGCGCCTCCCCGAGGCCCTGCCGCACGACCCGGGCGACGAGCTCGTCGACGTTGTCGGCCTCGTTGAAGACCGGCACGATGATGTCGACCGGGCGTGGCGTCATGCGGCCCACTCCAGGATCTGGAACGGCGGCGCGTCGACCGCGACGCGATAGTGGCGGTCGATGATCGCCGCCGCCTGCGGATAGACGCGGCGGAACAGGTGTCGGGTCGACTGCGCCTCGACCAGCGTCGGGCGCACTCGCTGCAGCGCCTCGACCACCTGCGACTCCGGCAGCAGGGCGCGGGCGACGTCGTCGTCGATCAGCCCGAAGCCGATCAGGTAGAGGATGAACTCGCCCGCCGGCAGCGCCGAGTCGCGTCCGGCGAGGAGGTAGAACAGCGAGTCGGCGGTGGTGACCAGCAGCGGCGCGCCGGGACGCCGCAGCAGCGCTTCGCTGACGACGCGCGCCGCCTGGCCGCGCGGCGACGGATCGACGATGCCGCGCAGCGGCCCGCTGTCCGGCGCGGTGCCGCCGGCGGCGCGGACGGCGACCAGGGAGCGGACGAAGGGCGACGCCAGCAGGAGGACGGTCGTCGCGCCGACGATCGCCGCCGCCCGGCGCCCGCCGGCCAACCATCGGTCGCCGAGTCCGGCGGCCAGCGGCAGAAAGGCGGGCGCCGCCATCGCGATGTGCCAGAAATCGCCGCTCGGGTAGAGAAACAGCAGGCTGATGGCGCCAAACGCCGCGAAACGGACCAGGGCGGCGGACGGGGGCGCCGCGGAGCGCAGCGCCCAGAGGCCGCCCCA
Coding sequences within it:
- a CDS encoding methyltransferase domain-containing protein, whose amino-acid sequence is MFKQYVHAEIAAGLDETYRFEAWAGQTPGAAYYDVHAAVIDEREQCVPILRDVLAGGRKLILESGCGSGRWLAWFARQGHRAVGLDDSAGPLRVARAHDAAMPLVRGDALVSPFADGVFDVAFSAYVAEHFPDGPDAVLRELHRVVRPGGALVLIVPFENWFRRAMLQPALRAYYAWARWRGRPLAFTEHRFRRDEVLAAVRGAGFAVERVAPDDYRYPWAKGLCVDLGGLVRPRGLAAGGWELNAPGRLLARTLNALSPWATCAGVLVVGRKACGASVPAPIPGRAQARPDQRR
- a CDS encoding class I SAM-dependent methyltransferase, which gives rise to MSYKVLLWNSLSPIEWSQASWRKEGRQVPLEECEEELIRDVLLRHLPRQGLIVDAGCGSGKWPIYLRRRGYDVLGLEIDHNGCVIAAENEPGLAMARCDVRRIPLRDASVEAVISLGVVEHDEAGPQAALAEARRILRPGGLLILAVPFNNPWRRVIGNRLLDRVTRRRLAAGQQLGFNEYRFSRPEVRRYLADAGFTPLAAYPNELRPPKNMGLWVDWNNLAFSPLQPRTGELFVLPGLAGRLANLLQRWTPWLVCGEVVFVARAR
- a CDS encoding class I SAM-dependent methyltransferase → MSFAIHMPATLTPIEWSQAGWKVEGGAVTTEECERKLIGPLLLRELPRDGVIVDAGCGTGKWVIWLRRHGFRSIGLDCSREALGLARRAEPEVALALADAQRAPLRDDSVDAVLSLGVVEHDEAGPLAALRELRRVLKPGGLLVLDVPFNSPLRRLLVNPALRWVTRRRRRAGWRLAFAEYRFSLAELRRYLAAAGFAVVGAHPDDFLPPQNIGFSVDWHNLTFDPFRPTPPDQLFALPGWKGRAAATAVRLAPWLTCGEVTVLARKQG
- a CDS encoding radical SAM protein produces the protein MPFVEMSGLVQRVVAHPRLRSLREFLTPPQVPGGRLTARKLANLYLSRWEEARGRTVLRSKPLRLTVEATNVCNLRCPACFTGAGERGRGRSSMTLDLYRRLLDELAPTLFSVDFYNWGEPLLAKHIFAMLEEAHRRGLSTQISTNFSFPFDAARAERLVASGLDVLGVSIDGARQETYEGYRRRGNLEQVLANCRLVRDARRRLGAVAPKLVWEFHVFPHNVDDVETARAMAAELEMEIAVTKGWTVGAEWDPLSEHRFFWYPTPPARCRFPWQDAVVHNDGGVAPCCGTFYEEDDVGRIAASAGDGGAPDFAALWNGPGMQQARALFRDRHLPGGAAHVCRDCPITVIWERWQRHLATGEPFEPGFGTNDCFNYFWNRRPQRERKTA
- a CDS encoding radical SAM protein yields the protein MTLPEPLQRAWSTLIAHPWWRRVVTSETYTDAREFLSLPPWQGYELTLRRLLNLYLVRWQIGRGSTRLRGNPIKLTVEATNICNLKCPACFTGSGQEGRARSHMSLDLYRRLLDELGPTLFELEFYNWGEPLLARHIYTMIGEAHQRGISTTVSTNFSIPFDAEKAERLVQSGLTVLGVSIDGARQETYEQYRVKGDLSLVLHNCRLVRDAKRRLSSQWPRMIWEFHVFPHNTGDIEAARQMAAELDMEIAVDKGWVIGPEWDTEGAFRYFLEAQPRRCPFLWGFAVVNNDGGVSPCCGTFYREDDRGRLAAKPGDGGAASFREVWNGERFTAARRFFRRREGSPAEREDVCFGCPVTVNWERFEAHTRAGGSKATFRPDFTANDCANYFWERRPARPEGRSPKVVPLPVAAAADDGERAVR
- a CDS encoding glycosyltransferase family 2 protein, translated to MTPRPVDIIVPVFNEADNVDELVARVVRQGLGEALVFVDNGSTDGTLERLARYPFVTVIRHATNEGYGGSICDGIRRTSGEKILIIDADLEYPPEALPRLVAALDTAAVVYASRFRGGAPAAMPLVRRVGNALCTALYNRLYGQRTTDLYTGMKGLRRGAVPLERLRRHGFEHAAEIAALVALSGHRIEEIGIEYAVRARGRSKMRHVPETLKLVAALIGYRIRGTV